cttggattgaattgtgtccccaaaaaatatgtgtcaacttggttaggccatgattcccagtattatgtggttgtcctcctttttgtgattggcataatttccctatgtgttataaatcttaatctctgcctgtggttaataaagcaaggttagattatgttaaagaggattagggtaggatgtaacttttgctcaggtcacatctctgatccaatgtaaagggagtttctctggggtgagGTCTGCATcagcttttatcttacaagagagaaaaggTAAGGGAAGTAAGCAAAGAGtggggcacctcataccaccaagacagcagcaccaggagcagagcagatcctttagacctggggtgcctgtgcagaaaagctcctagtccagtggaagattgatgagaaggaacttcctccaaagctgacagagacagaaagtcttcacctggaggtgacgccctgaatttggccttctagtttactagactatgagaaaataaatttctctttgttaaagccatccacttgtggtatttctgttatagcagcattagaaaGCTAAGACAGATATACAAGAACTGAGTTACCACAATCACAAAGTATTAAAATCATCAAAGACTGGTTGCCACCAAGTCACAATATTCATTACAGATCAAGAGTGCAAGTTTCAAGGTAGTGGTTCAGATGGACATTCACAGCCAGGAGAACCAAGTACCTAAGATTTTTGTTTGGGACTCAGGACACCTGTAGCTGCGTCCTGTGACCTTACTCCAACTTACTTTCCTCTTGTTGGGAATAGTTTCCAACAGGTGGGCTCATTACTTGCATTCCCATAACCTTCTGGAAAAGTGGACAAGAGTTGTTGATTACGTGTGATGCTGAATTATTCTCCACCTGACAAAGATTTGAATTCTAAATTTGGATTTTTGAGTTTCCAGTGAAATCACATTTCCAGCACCTCTGACTAAGGATAGTAATGGCCAATTAGGAAGTATAAATAGCTGTGGAGGAGACTTCTTTAGCCTATTCCCCTTCCCAGATCCAGTGAAGAACCATGAAGGCCTTAATCTTCCTCACTCTCCTGGAAACTGCTGGTGAGTTTCTTGTAATGAATCAGTGGGTGTCTCTCACAGGTGTCTACCATGTGTTTAAGTTTGTGCTCTGGAATACAACAATGAGTATTAAACATAGTTTCTGTAGTCAAGAAGCCTAGCATGTTGGAACAGCAGTAAACTTATAGGTTCTTAAATCCTAAACTTATAGGTTCTTAAATCTCACTTGTTGGGTACAAGTGCTACAGGTCAGGAAGATGATGGTGAGCAGGAATGACCAGGGTGGACGCATAAAAAGACAGTACTAGCTCTGAACTTCGAGCATATGTAtttaccattgagtcaatgccCATCGTGGCctacccatgtgtgtcagttaGAACttgtcccattgggttttcaatggctggttttttggaatgaGATCaccagatgcctctgggtggaattgaactgccaacctttcaattggtAGTCAAGTGCTTCACCGTTTGCACCAGTAATTAAAACTAATCTTGTGCTCCTTGAAGAGTCTATTAGTATCAAAGCCCAGGTCTCTCCGTAAAGGCCTTGATGaaaggaaccttaggaggcagagACATTGTATTTTTTATGAATAAAAGCTATGGCTTGTGTTTATAACATTTTAGCCTGTGAACTCTCTGGTGTGAGATTATACGTTTTTCAATCATGAAATAAATAGAAAAGGGCTAGTTCTATTTTTAGATTACTAAATTTTATACCACAAAAACTGAACACTAAATTTTCACAATTTGGGCAAGCAGAATTTCACTACATCTGTCTAGACATCTGGGAACTTATACgttaaaattatgttaaaataCTTGAACAGTAGGGCTCATAAAAATAATCACAAACTTTTGGCTCTGCAGGAATTTTGATGAATTAGAGGGCCAATATTCACAATGTTAGATTAATTGAAGAATGTTATAAAGATAATTGGAATAAggggaaaggctgtggagagggACTGGATAAtgttttgtgaaatgcctttgcgAAACCTTTAGGCTAAAAACAAGAAGAGAAATTTGGGGGACAAAAGGGCAGAACTCCCATTTCAGATCAGGTCAGAACTATCTCAGGTAACTCTAAGCCCCTCCTTATCCTTGTCTTGTGGGGCGATCACATGCCAACCACCAAAAACAAACACCCCATGATAatgcaaagctttattgaagaccTCTTTGCGGGGCTGCTGAGCAGGGCTCTGCGATAAAAGTGTTCTTTATACACTCAGGTTGTGATGTAAGCATTTTCtgatccgtgtgtgtgtgtgtgtgtgtgtgtgtatggtacaTGTGGAGAGATCAGCCTATTTACCAAACTCAAGGCACAAATTGAAAATACAATACTTTATCATAATGGTATAAGTAGGGTGCATGTTAAAGATCTTGAATAAattatgaaataataataaattatgtgAAAACCACCATTTACTGATTATGTGGGACAAGAAAACATTGACTGCTTTTTTTCTTACTACTCTGTAAGAACATTTAGGGGAGTAGAAATTCCAAGAAGGATAGGTCTAACAAATCGTTCCCAACTTTCTCTGTCAGTTGCTTCCACCACTGATGATGATGACAAGATTGTTGGGGGCTACACCTGCCAGAAGAATTCCCTCCCCTACTAGGTGTCCTTGAACTCAGGCTATCACTTCTGTGGCGGTGCCCTCATCAATGACCAGTGGGTGTTATCTGCAGCTCACTGCTACAAGTCGTAAGTGCTAATACCAATGCCCCTGCGATTGAAGATCTGTGCATCTCCCAGCCTTAACAAAGCCAGGGAGCCCTATAGAGTCAGACATGAAAGGTGAAGCATCCATCTTCTAAGATACCCACTATTCCCCCAGGCATTATATGCTGTGGGGAAGAAATTGCCCACTGAGAGGGGCCCTCAGAGTTCTCTTGATGTACTCCCAAATGACAAGACTAATGACCTGAGGGCGTATGGAGGAGGAGAGGTGGGTGGGGTAGTCTCCCTAGAAAGAGCTTGGGAATATGAATCAGGAAGTAGTCTTAGTCATTACAGCTCAGCCAAAAGAAAATGGCATGTGGGGCTAATAAAGTACATGAACTTTCCAGTGTTACATTAAAAATAAGCATGATTTCTTCTGTCCCCTTAATATTCTCTCTCACCTCGGACTCCTGCCTCATCTCCCTACCATAATCGGTACTCCaacagaggagaaagagaaggtgCTGATCAACCACCAGTGCCCTTTCATCTCCAAAGTTTTTTCTTACCTCTCACTCTTGTCTCATCTCCCAACAATAATCAGTAATTCCATAGAGGAGAAAGGAAGGTGGTAATCAACCACCAATGCCCTTTCctctgccaattttttttctggGTCATTTGTATCTAGTCTAATCTAACAAGATGGAGGCTGTGAGTTTGTGCTTGTGGTGACAATTACCTAAGGACTAGTCTCACCTCACCATGTCCCACAGATCTACCTGGAGTACACAATCACCTGTGTGAGTGAACACTCAAAGGGCTGGTGTTTGTGTTTGTGGTCATGATGAGGGTAGTTGGAGGATGAGGAGACATCAAGTTGGATACTTAGGAAACTTTTAATCCTTTAACCCAGCCGAATTCAGGTGCATCTGGGAGAACACAACATTGAGGTCCTTGAGGGTAATGAGCAGTTCATTAATGCGGCCAAGATCATCCGCCACCCCAATTACAATTCAGGCACCTATGCTAATGACATCTTGCTGATTAAACTGAGCTCTGCAGCTAGCATCAACTCTCGTGTGGCCACAGTCTCTCTGCCAAGGTCTGTGGCTGCCGTCGGCACCCAATGCCTCATCTCCGCCTGGGGCAACACCCTAAGCAGTGGCAATAAGTGGCCCTGGAACTATACTGTCCTGTGTGAGAGTCCTAGAGGAGGCaggcacagtgagggtcttttaGTTCAGGCTGCCACTCAACACAAGGTTTGGAGGCATATGGAGACTTAGAATATATTAATGGAAATGAGGAAGAGCCCTTCACTGGGATCATGCAGAAGACACAGCAAAATGAACCATGATAAAGATGCCATGGTATTCAACTTAGTAATGTTGAGAGGACTAGGCACTGGGGAGGTAAACAGAACAGAGGCTATGGGATTTGGTACTACCTGCAGTGTAGACCTGCTTGAGAATAAAGCTTCTAGACTTAAGGCCTGTGCTCACTGAGGCTCAAGTCAGAGTGAGAACACTTTTCTGATTAGAGCCTTCCAGAACAGCATTGTTCTCCCAAACTAGAAGCCATTGGTAATCTGAGAGAAAGAGTGGGAGTGTTGGGAAGGAAGGGGGAGCTATTGGGAAGGAAATTCCAGGAATTGTGTAGGTAATCTCCTTCCATTTTCATTCTTGCCAACAGCAAACTACCCAGACCTCTTGCAGTGTCTGAACGCCCCCATCCTCTCTGACAGTGTCTGCCGCAGTGCCTACCCAGGCAAGATCACCAGCAACATGATTTGTCTGGGCTTCCTGGAGGGTGGCAAGGACTCTTGCCAGGTTTGTTTCTTTGCCCTCCTTCTCTCCTCAGCTCAGTCTCACTCATATTTCCCTTTTTCTGGAACACAGAGGATTGATTATGAGGGGTGAGGGATAGATATAGGATGAattatagattttctttttttggtagggTAACCATTAACCCTAAAGATACACAGAAGACTTTTGGCTAACAGTATGTCAGAGTGGATTTTGCAGGAGTATATTGTGGAAAGGAACCCTTGTGCAAAGAGTAGGGATAGCTGGGTGGCATTAAATCTCCCCAGTCCTCGCTCTTCTTGGCCCCATAGGCCTGCACCTGTGGAAAGGGATGGAGCTAGAAGGGGAGAAGAGGAGGGATAGAGGTAGAACACGGACATTGAAGGTTGGATTTCCAGGAGAAGAGAAGGTGCTTCACTGACATCAGTAGCCTGGGAAGATGGTTCTAGCCTAACGAAGTGTTGTCCTGAGCAGTTGTCCCATCTGGGCCCAGTTGAGGGTCTTGAGtgtttcttccctctttctcagGGTGACTCTGGCGGCCCCATAGTCTGCAATGGAACACTTCAGGGCATCGTCTCCTGGGGCTACGGCTGTGCTCTGGAAGGCAAACCCGGCGTCTACACCAAGGTCTACAACTACCTGAGCTGGATTCAGCAGACCATCGCTGCCAACTAGACACCTCCCTGGGCCCACCTGTACCTCTCCATGACCCATTCCCCTCTAGTCAACCTCACCTTCCTGTCATGCCTGAAAACAGTATCTAAATAAAGCATTCCATCATAGACCACACTTCTGTCCGAGAGTGGTGCTTGCTTGATATTATGAATGTTCTCTTGAGATGGCTAGTAAGTAAGAGGGTGCACAGAGAATTAAAAAATTACGCTAAGAGACAATATGAAGATTATATAGTCATTCATTCAGTCAAATAGATATGAGTATACTAATCACCTACTCTCTTAGCTGTGTAGTACTACAAcagcagaaataccataagtgggtgcctttaaaaacaggaatttgttttctcgtagttttggaggctggaagtccaaattcaaggtgacctttctcttctctttttctctaattcatttGAAACTCGCTGACCAGAGAAACCACTAGATGGAGAAACTTTAAACATCATAGCTTTCCCTGCATCTCCAAGTGTCCACTTACATCTATGTTCTCACAAGATTATCTTATTTTCCAACTAAGATTCTGAAATTACAGCACACATGGTCTCAGAAAACAGTCTGTCCTCCCTTCACCACCTGTACCgccaaaccccacccctgcttATGCACAAATTTAAACTACaaggagaaaaaaactaaaatgtaCAAGTGCACGTAAGTTTGTAGAAGAGAGACCCATTCCCCTGCAGTAGTGAAAGTCTTAGAGGTGGCATTTGGTGTCTTCCACCCTGTCCGACTTGTGCACCATAGTGTCCCTTCTCCAAGTAACTCAGGCCCTCTCTCTCCACGCCATTCTTGTTCCATGGATCCCTGGAACAAGGTTTTCAGTAGAAGTCCCTACATGTAATCCCGATGTAGTCCATTGAAACACTAGAGGTTCCTCACCCTGGGTACAGTTGGCCAGGTCTGGTATGGAAAAAGGGAAAGGACATATGGGGTCCGAGTGTGGAGAAGGCAGAGTAGGTTTCAGAGTGGAATATGTCTGAGGACTCAGTGACAAGGGAAAGATGGAGTATCTCAGGAGGAAGACGCGGATACCCATTCCCAAGTCTCTGTCGGTTTGTTACTCTGGACAGCAAATCTCCACACAGAAGTCCTGAACCTTACTGCTGCTTTATCACTGTTGCTTGGACCAAGTCAAGTTTCCCAAGCCTtgtagccaagaatcatatatttgGACCCAACTGACCTTCCTTCTCTTACCTCCTtagttcttattaaaaaaaaaaaaaaattgcttttataTTTGTGTGTGGCCTAAATTAATTTTCTGAGgaatattttattctatttttggtGGAAGTGTACACTGCAAAACAGGTTCccttttgacaatttctgcacatactgttcaatgacattgattacattcttcaccttctgtcatcattctcattattttcagtaTATTTGCTTCATTCCCATTAACATAGTCTCACCTCCCCTCAATCTTCTCATCTAAGCTTTAGGGTAATTGATGACcattggtctcatgtagatgattttttaaaagaccaGAGTACTCAAGTGTGGTATTGTTTTACTTTATAGCTAACTGCTGCTTATCTATCTGTTGATAgagcattctttttttaattgaactttagatgaaggtctacagaacaaactagtttttcatcaaacagtacacaaatTGTTGTATGACGTTGGTTAATAGAACCACGACGTATTaacacactcccttctcaaccctgggttccctattgccagctttcctgttccctcctaccttccagtccctgccccagggctggtgcccccctttagttttgttttgttgcatgggtctgttcaatctttggctgaagggtgaacctcaggagtggcctcattactaagctgaaagactgtccgggggccatactctcagggtttctccagtctctgtcaggccaggaaatCTGGTCTGTCTTTTtgaggtagaattttgttctacttttttttccagctctatccaggaccctctgttgtgatccctgtcagagcagtcagtggtggttgccgggcaccatctagttgtactggcgtCACTGTGGTGGAGGCCGAggtagatgtggtctgttagttctttggactaatctttcccttgtgtcttcagtttttttcattcttccttgctcccaaaggggtgagaccagtgaagtgtcctagatagctgctcacaaacttttcagagctcagatgctactcaacaaagtggaatgtagaacactttctttacaAACTGtcatgccaattgaactagatgttccccaagacccttgtccccatagccctcagcccagccatTCTGTCCCTCAGATAGTTTggatggagctaccatggccttgctttgtacaggttgtgctggcttccctagtattgtgtgctgtcttacccttcaccaaagttactgcttatctattgaCTATTAAGGGTTTTTCCATCCCtatcccttccctccctcgtaaccatcgaagattgtttctttttgtatgtaagccttttcatgagtttttacagtagtggtcttatacaatatttgtcttttgtgattgacttatcaaACTCAGCatatgtcctccagatgcatccatgttatgagatgcttcacagattcatcgttgttctttagcgttgcataatactccattgtgtgtatgtaccacagtttatctattcatctgttgatgggcatctaggttgttcccatcttttggttgttgtgaataatgctgcaatgaacatgggtgtacatatatctattggtgtgacgactcttatttctctaggatgtattcccaggagtgggattgctggatcatatggtatttctatttctacctttctaaggaggcgccatatcatttcccaaaacggttgtatcattttacattcccgccagcagtgcataagagttctgacctccccacagcctctccaacatttgttatttcctgttttgttgattcgcgccagtaatgccggggtgagatagtatctcattgtggtttcgatttgcatttgtctgatggctagagatcacgaacatttcctcatgtgtctgttggctgcttgaatgtcttctttggtgaaatgtctgttcatttcctttgcctatgttttaattggattatttttctttttgttgtagaggtgctggattttctcgtagattttagagattagacctttgtctgatttgtaatagccaaaacttttttcctagcctgtaggttctgtttttacccttttggtgaagtcgtttgatgagcataagtgtttaatttttgaagatcgcagttatctagcttatcctctgaaAACTGTGTGTTGTTgcttgtgatttgtatcctgttaatgtcatatattagggcctctggcattgatcctattttttcttctatgaactttatagttttggctttatatttaggtctttgatacattttgagttagtttttgtatatggtgtgagacatgggtcctgtttcattttttcgcagatggacatccagttttgccagcaccatttgttaaaaagactgtcttttccccatttgttggactttgggcccttattggagatcaggtgaccttaggaggatggatttatatctgggtttcaATTTGTTCCATTGGCCAATGAATCTGTCGTTGtgccagtaccaagctgttttaacTACcttagctatatagtaggttctgaggccaggtagtgcgagtcctcttgctttattcttcttcaatagtgctttaattatccggggcctctttcctttccatacaaagttaataataagtttttccatttctttaaagaatattgttggtatttggatcggtattgcattgtatttgtaaatcgctttgggtagaattgtcattttcacaatattgagcctatctatccatgagcatagcaTGTTTTCCatatatgtagatctcttttggtttctgcagtagtgtttggtagttttctttgtatgggtcttttatatccctagttagatttattcccagatattttatttttttaggggctattataaatggtattttcctGATTgcattttcatcattctctttattggtatatagcaatcaactgatttttctaagtttatctTATActctgctattctgctgaatctttctattatttccggtagttttcttggggagtcttttggattttcttaggATTGTATCATCAGCAAATAGTGACAGTATAACTTCTCCATTACcaatttgttgtcattgttaggcaccatcgagtcagctccgacttatagtgaccgtatgcacaacagctcaaaacactgcccagtcctgcaccatccttaaaattgttgctatgcttgagctcattgttgcagccgctgtgtcaatccacctcattaagggtcttcctcttttccactgaccctatactttactaatcatgatgtccttctccagggactgatccttcctgacaacatgtccaaagtatgtgagacatagtcatcccatccttgcttctaaggaacattctggttgtacttctttcaagacagatttgttcgttcttttggcagttcatggtatattcaatattcttcgccaacaccacaattcaaaggcatcaattcttgttcagtcttccttattcattgtccagctttcacatgcatatgatgcaattgaaaataccatggcttgggtcaggtgcaccttagtcttcaaggtgacatctttgctattcaacactttaaagagatcctttgcagcagatttacccaatgcaatgcgtcttttgatttcttgactgctgcgtccatggctgttgtttgtggatccaagtaaaaggaaatccttgataatttcgatcttttctccgtttatcatgatgttacccattggtccagttgtaagaatttttgttttctttatgttgaggtgcaatccaaaggctgtggttttttatcttcattagtaagtgcttcaagtccttttcactttcagcaaacaaggttgtatcatctacataacgcaggctgttaatgagtcctcctccaatcctgatgccctcacgcacacctttcctgactttaaaccaaacagcatccccttgttctatctgaacaactgcctcttcatctatgtaaaggttcttcatgagcacaattaagtgttctggaattcccattcttcccgatgttatccagaatttgttatgatccacacagtcgaatgcatttgcatagtcaataaaataaaggtaaacatccttctggtattctctgctttcagcctggatccaccttacatcagcaatgatatgcctggttccacgtcctcttctgaaactagcctgaatttctggcagttccctgtcaatatactgctgcagccatttttgaatgatcttcagcaaaattttgcttccatgtgatattaatgatatagttctataatttatgaactcggttggatcacctttcttgggaataggcataaatatggatctcttccagtcagttggccaggaagctgtcttccaaatttcatcgtatagatgagtgagcacctccagcactgcatctgtttgttgaaacatctcaattgatattccatcaattcctggagccttgtttttcaccaatgccttcagagcagcttggacttcttccttcagtaccatcggttcctcatcatatgccacctcttgaaatggttgaatattgactgattctttttggcataatgactctgtattccttccatcttttttataatatttattgtgctttaagtgaaagtttacaaatcaagtcagtctctcacacaaaaacccatatacaccttgctacacacttccaattactctccccctaatgagacagcctgctctctccctccactctctcttttcgtgtctatttcaccagctcctaaccctctccaccctctcatctcccctccaggcaggagatgccaacatagtctcaagtgtccacctgatccaagaagctcactcctcactccttccatcttcttttggtgcttcccgcatagtttaatattttcccccatagaatccttcactattgcacctctaggcttgaattttttcttcagttctttcagcttgagaaatgccaagcatgttcctcccttttggttttttatctccatctctttgcacatgtcattataatactttgtttcttgagccaccctttgaaatcatctgttcagttcttttacttcatcatttcttccatctgctttagctgctcaacattcttgagcaaggttcagagtctcctctgacatccatcttagtcttttctttatttcctgtcttttcaatgacctcttgctttcttcatgtgtgatgtccttgatgtcattccacatctcatctggtcttctgtcagtGGTGtacaatgggtcaaatctattcttgagatggtctctaaattcaggtgagatatacttaagttc
This Loxodonta africana isolate mLoxAfr1 chromosome 8, mLoxAfr1.hap2, whole genome shotgun sequence DNA region includes the following protein-coding sequences:
- the LOC100660809 gene encoding trypsin-like, whose translation is MASAAKSTPPDQGQHDLPEFPGGGKEAASRIQVHLGEHNIEVLEGNEQFINAAKIIRHPNYNSGTYANDILLIKLSSAASINSRVATVSLPRSVAAVGTQCLISAWGNTLSSGNKWPWNYTVLSNYPDLLQCLNAPILSDSVCRSAYPGKITSNMICLGFLEGGKDSCQGDSGGPIVCNGTLQGIVSWGYGCALEGKPGVYTKVYNYLSWIQQTIAAN